In Ovis canadensis isolate MfBH-ARS-UI-01 breed Bighorn chromosome 3, ARS-UI_OviCan_v2, whole genome shotgun sequence, one DNA window encodes the following:
- the CNPY2 gene encoding protein canopy homolog 2, with protein sequence MKGWGWLALLLGALLGTAWARRSQDLHCGACRALVDELEWEIAQVDPKKTIQMGSFRINPDGSQSVVEVPYARSEAHLTELLEEVCDRMKEYGEQIDPSTHRKNYVRVVGRNGESSELDLQGIRIDSDISGTLKFACESIVEEYEDELIEFFSREADNVKDKLCSKRTDLCDHALHISHDEL encoded by the exons ATGAAAGGCTGGGGTTGGCTGGCCCTGCTTCTGGGGGCCCTGTTGGGAACTGCCTGGGCCCGGAGGAGCCAGGATCTACACTGTGGAG CTTGCAGGGCTCTGGTGGATGAACTTGAGTGGGAAATTGCCCAGGTGGATCCCAAGAAGACCATTCAAATGGGCTCTTTCCGAATCAATCCAGATGGCAGCCAGTCAGTGGTGGAG GTGCCTTATGCTCGCTCAGAGGCCCACCTCACAGAGCTGCTAGAGGAGGTATGCGACCGGATGAAGGAGTATGGGGAACAGATCGACCCTTCCACGCACCGCAAGAACTATGTACGTGTCGTGGGCCGGAATGGAGAATCCAGTGAACTGGACCTACAGGGCATTCGAATTGATTCAGACATCAGTGGCACCCTCAAGTTCGCG TGTGAGAGCATTGTGGAGGAGTACGAGGATGAACTCATTGAATTCTTTTCCCGAGAGGCTGACAATGTTAAAGACAAACTTTGCAGTAAGCGAACAG ATCTATGTGACCATGCCCTGCACATATCGCATGATGAGCTGTGA